Proteins encoded in a region of the Mycobacteriales bacterium genome:
- a CDS encoding penicillin-binding protein 2 → MNRPVRRVALAMLVLFGLLIANANYVQVFEGDKLRSDPGNTRVLLDEYERQRGTIVVDGSPVAESVSTNDKLRYLRRYPGKGTYAPVTGFYSLIYGATGIEQSENGFLSGSDNRLFTQRLSALLTGRDPRGGNVVLTLNSKAQQAAVAGLGNRRGAVVAMDPTTGAILAMASSPSYDPNPISSHDPDTIRAQYNKLAADASDPLINRAINERYPPGSAFKVVVAAAALANGRTPDTQIDCPTVYTPPGTSRGLKNFGGESCGASKVTMQTALTNSYNTAFAKLGVDLGESEIRRAAAGFGIGTGDALQVPMRVSPSSLGDIPDTPALAQTSIGQRDVALTPLQAAEIAAAVSNDGVLMTPYLISEVQAPDLTVLDQTKPEQLSTAVTPQIAGQLTQMMRSVVQNGTGRSARIPGIDVAGKTGTAENAPDAAPHAWFIGFAKNAGKQVAVSVIIENGGNSGSETTGGEAAAPIAKQVMQAVLGAGGG, encoded by the coding sequence GTGAACCGGCCGGTCCGGCGGGTCGCGCTGGCGATGCTGGTGCTCTTCGGCCTGCTCATCGCCAACGCCAACTACGTGCAGGTGTTCGAGGGCGACAAGCTGCGCTCCGACCCCGGCAACACCCGCGTCCTGCTCGACGAATACGAACGGCAGCGCGGCACGATCGTCGTCGACGGCTCCCCGGTGGCCGAGTCGGTCTCCACCAACGACAAGCTGCGCTACCTGCGCCGCTACCCCGGCAAGGGGACGTACGCGCCGGTCACCGGCTTCTACTCGCTGATCTACGGCGCCACCGGCATCGAGCAGTCCGAGAACGGCTTCCTGTCCGGCAGCGACAACCGGCTGTTCACCCAGCGCCTGTCCGCCCTGCTCACCGGGCGCGACCCGCGCGGCGGCAACGTGGTGCTGACGCTGAACAGCAAGGCCCAGCAGGCCGCGGTGGCCGGGCTCGGCAACCGGCGCGGGGCGGTGGTCGCGATGGACCCGACCACCGGCGCGATCCTGGCCATGGCCAGCAGCCCCTCGTACGACCCGAACCCGATCTCCTCGCACGACCCGGACACCATCCGGGCCCAGTACAACAAGCTGGCCGCGGACGCGTCCGACCCGCTGATCAACCGGGCGATCAACGAGCGGTACCCGCCCGGGTCGGCGTTCAAGGTCGTGGTCGCGGCCGCGGCGCTGGCCAACGGGCGGACGCCGGACACCCAGATCGACTGCCCGACGGTCTACACGCCGCCGGGGACGAGCCGCGGGCTGAAGAACTTCGGCGGCGAGAGCTGCGGGGCGAGCAAGGTCACCATGCAGACGGCGCTGACCAACTCGTACAACACCGCGTTCGCGAAGCTGGGCGTCGACCTGGGCGAGTCGGAGATCCGCCGGGCCGCGGCCGGCTTCGGGATCGGCACCGGCGACGCGCTGCAGGTCCCGATGCGGGTCTCGCCGAGCTCGCTCGGCGACATCCCGGACACCCCGGCGCTGGCCCAGACCTCGATCGGGCAGCGGGACGTCGCGCTGACCCCGCTGCAGGCGGCGGAGATCGCCGCGGCGGTGTCCAACGACGGCGTGCTCATGACGCCGTACCTGATCTCGGAGGTGCAGGCGCCGGACCTGACCGTGCTGGACCAGACCAAGCCGGAGCAGCTCTCGACCGCGGTGACGCCGCAGATCGCCGGCCAGCTCACCCAGATGATGCGCAGCGTCGTGCAGAACGGCACCGGCAGGTCGGCCCGGATCCCGGGCATCGACGTGGCCGGCAAGACCGGCACCGCGGAGAACGCGCCCGACGCCGCCCCGCACGCCTGGTTCATCGGCTTCGCCAAGAACGCCGGCAAGCAGGTCGCGGTCTCGGTGATCATCGAGAACGGCGGCAACTCCGGCAGCGAGACCACCGGCGGCGAGGCCGCCGCGCCGATCGCCAAGCAGGTCATGCAGGCCGTGCTGGGTGCGGGGGGCGGGTGA